TTATAGCAAATGCAGTTTGATTTATGCTGGTGCTCAAAAGAATATCGGTCCTTCAGGCGTTACTGTTGTTATTCTGAAAAAATCCTGGCTTGAAGAAAAAGGCAAGACCAACATTCCTACAATGATGAGCTACAAAACTCACGTTGAAAATGATTCAATGTTCAATACTCCGCCCTGCCTTCCGATTTTTACAGTTGGAAGAACATTCAAATGGATACTTGAGCAAGGTGGCGTAGCTGCCATTAAAGAAAATAACATCAAAAAAGCTAATGTTATTTATGATGTAATTGACACTTATCCGGAATTCTACAAAGGCGCCGTAAAAAACAAAGAAGACCGCTCACTTATGAATATAACTTGGAATCTGCCTACACCCGAGCTTGAAACAAAATTCATAAATGAAGCCAAAGCTCTAAATATGATTGGCTTAAAAGGGCATCGTCTGGTTGGTGGTATCAGAGCATCTGTCTATAATGCAAGCCCAATCGAATCTGCTCAGGCACTTGCAAAATTTATGGAAGAATTTGTTAAGAATAATAAATAACATTCCGTCTCATGCTTGATTATGAAAAAAAAAGGAGGCTTGCAAGCCTCCTTTTTTGATTTTAAATTTTTCTTCAAAAAATTATTTTTTCTCAGGATTTTCAGTTTCTGCTGGAGCTTCCTGTGGAACAGGAACAGGAATTTGTGTTTGTTCGGCAGATGTTGGTACAGTTTTAGGTATAACAACTCCCTCTGTTACAGGTCTTGGACCATCTGAGCCACCACCAACAAAGAATTTGTTGGTTACAACAGATAACACAAGGATACCTGCTGCAAGACCGATTGTTATCTTCGAAAGAAGGTCGGTCGCACGTCTTGAACCAAGCATATTCGAAAACTGTCCGCCAAGTCCTCCCATACCTGAGAGCATATCTCCCTTACCGGGTTGCAAAAGTACAACGCCAATCAATAAGAGCGACATCAAAAGCATCAGTACTGTAAGTAAAGCTAACATCTTATTTTTCCTATTACAAAATAAAGTGACTACAAAAATACAAAAAAACATTCTAACAATCAAAATAATAATAATTTTCTAAAGAATATTTCTAAATTTAAAAAAATTTTTATCATTTTTTCTGTTATTATATTGTTTTCAAAATAATTCGCTTGTGGCTATGTACAACATAATTGTGTATATCTTTTAAATAAATATACAATTCTGCGTTATGCAATAATGCGTAATTGATAAAGATTTATTGAATTATGATACTTCATAAATCTCTATGAGCGAAGTCGAAGACTGTACTATTGCACATTCCGGCTTAGTAGTTTGTCTCGAAAAACTCAGTATAACTCAGGGTTTTGCAGGACAGGAATATACAATTTCAAGAATACATCTATACGTAGAAACACGTAAAATGCAAATTGCGTAGGATTTGGTATTGCACAGATTATCAAGTCTTGTTATTTTAGCACTGCAGAAATTTACAGAATTTAAAAATGTTCTTTGAAAAATTGCAATGAAAACAAATCTATTCCTATCAGTAGAAACACGTAAAATGCAAATTGCGTAGTATTTGGTATTGCACAGATTATCAAGTCTTGTTATTTTAGCACTGCAGAAATTTACAGAATTTAAAAATGTTCTTTGAAAAGTATGAAAAATAAAAAGCCCAAAGGAGTGGCAGCTACTTCGGGCATAAAAAGGGTGCTTTTATCATGAAAATTTTAAAAGCACAAGTAAAAACGTATTTATTATGTTTTTATTATTTATATATCGGCAACAAGTAGCATCGGGAACTGATTTCGCCCATTAAGGAAGGCGCCAAAAATCGGGCATGTTCGGTTTTTCGATGTAAAAATTGTTTTTCTATATTTTATTAATTTTTAAAAAGGGTTTTATCATGAAAAAGTTTTTAGCTATTCTCGTCGTTGCTATTCTTGCAACAACTTTCGCTTTCGCTGGTCACAATGACCCTGTAACAGCAACTGCTCAATTTGATGTAAAAGTAATTCAACCTTTGGAAGTAGCAGTTGATAATAATGGTCTTATTAAGTTACCGGACGTGATTCAAGGACAAGTTCGTACTTGGGACGCATTATCACTTACTTTTGCAATCACCGGTGAAGTAAATTATCCAATTGATGTTACAATAACAGGTCCTACTGCTGATGCAGGCAATCCGTCGGGTGCTCTTACTTTAGCAGAAACAATATCAACTGCTCCTACAGCATTAGATGGAAGTGGTCAGGCAACAGTTACATGGACTTGCACAGGTGCAGATGCTACTAATGCCGGTACTGGTACATACAAATTCAGTCTTGATGTTGAAGCAAAATATACAGGATTGTAATTCTTTGGCAGATGGGCATAAAATAGCTCATTATTCACCGGAGTAAATATATGAAAAAATATATAGTAATATTGATAATACTTATATGCGGGTGGAATACACTCCTTTCGCAAGGAATGAATTTCAATGCTCCGGTATTAGAATCAGGCAATTTGTCTTGTTTAGTTATTACTCCTTTGTCTGTGACGCCTAATTGGCATGGCGATTTTTTAAATTGGCCCACTGTACCGGTCGGATCAAAATATATATTTGGTGCTAACGGTAATGAAGATTCGGACAAAAGGAGCATCTTTACATTTACGGGTGAAGCCGCAAGAGATATCGAAATTAATGTGGAAACTGAAACAATGAAAAATAATGTAGAAATATATTTTACTTTCAGAGGTATATCTGCTCCACAAATCGGTCAACCACTTAACGCTATTCCTCAACTAAATTTTAATGACAGCAAGGAAATTGTTAATTTAAGTGCCACAGGTAAGTACTATCTGCATATAATTTATCACTGGGTATGGGCTCACGATGGTGCAGAACCGGGACAAGTTACCTTTGTTCAAACCATCAATGCATCATATCATAATTTATAGTATAAACGGGGGCTGAAAAGTGCCCCCAAAAACAAAAATCATTTAAAATTAATTGGAGAAAAATCATGAAAAAGTTTATTTTTATATCGGTTATTTTAGGCTTGTTTGGTACATTAGTTGCATTTTCGCAACATAATACACCTGTATCAGATGACGGTCAAATGATAGCAAAAGTTATCAGGCCATTTCTAATTTGGGACATTACTCCAAATGCAACTCCTTACTTAGCGGATGTAATCAAGGGACAGAAAAGAACTTTCAACCCTGATGCACCTGAAACAGGCGATGTAATGACAACCGGTGCTGTTATGTTATTCAGAATGCAGAAAGAAAGCGACTATACTGTATCGCTTACATTAACTCTACCAAATCCGGTCAGCGGAGTTAAGCTGTTGGCTCAGTGGTATTTCCTTGAAGAAGCACCTCCTCAAACATTTACGTGGCCAGATGTTCCAAAGCAAGCAATTGGTGGAACATTTAATTGGTTTGACGTACAATCTGAAGGTTGGATTGCCTTGCTTGTAAGTGAAATTGATGCTACTGCAAGTACTGTAACTACCGGTCCGAAAACTTTTACAGCTACAGCAACAGGTAAATACACCGGTTTATAATTAATTTAAAGGTACAATCATGAAAAAGTTAGTATATTTTTTGTTTGTTTTGCTACTGACCGGCAGTGTTTTCGCACAGACACATAATCCGGTAGAAGGTGAAACAGGCTCAATGTCAACTACAGTCATTACACCATTAAGTGTAACTGTGCCCCAGAGTGCTCTTACTTTTGATGTAATTCAAAATCAGACACGCACATTAGATGATGAAAATTATTGGATTTTCGCTGTTGAAGGTGAACCGGGAAGATTGGTAAACATCAATTTTTTGGGACCTGTAGCAGTTGGACAAACCGGTGTTCCTCCGACTCTAACCGGTCAATGGTACGGACCTGATGAAGAGTCTGTGCAAGGAACCAGTGGGACATACCAATTACCTGATTACCCTGCAGAATCATTCTTTGATGTATTCTACGAACTTGAAGGAATTGATGCTACCGGAGCCGATTTGGGAAACACTACATTCCAACTTGGTATAGAATATTCATACCAAGGGCTGTAATATCTATCACTAAACTTAATGCACCCATAGCAATATGGGTGCATTATAAAAAGAAATGAAATCATTTAAAAACATATTGGTTTTAATTGTACTGACATATCTCTCAACGGGATATGTTAGTTTTAGTAATGATGAAAAAGATGATTCCATTGAAATCTATACAATATTAGATTTAAACATCGGCTTAATTCCAATTGGTACAAAAAAATATTTTGATTACGAAGAGCAAATAATCAAATTTGCAATTAAATGCAAAAAGGACAGATTAATCAGAATAACAAAGAGCAGCGAATTAGGCAATGATTTTCTGATAATAGATGCAGAATGGAAAACAGGTCCGATTACAGGATTCGAATTTCAGTTTGAAGGCAACGGAATATACAAGAGTGAGCAAGATTTATTTTTAGTAACAATTAAAATAAAATCAGTTGAAGTCAAAAAACACACACAACCCGGCAAATACGAAATATCACCTAATATTGCTGTGGAATATGCAGATTTATAACTGATTCAAATAAAGTAATTTATTAATTTTATATATTTTGAAAGGAGTTATCTTTATGAAACAATTATCCATACTTTGCGTGATAATTTTTTTAGTTTTGTTATGTGATATGTCTGCACAAGTGGGAATATATCCACAGGCTGTATTTCTGAATCAAAAGAACCGTGCAAGTAACCTGAAAGTATTAAATATGACAAATGAAACTAAGGAAATAATAATTGACTTAGAATTCGGATATCCGGATTATGATTCTCTCGGAAACTATTCGTTAGTCTATGGAGACACACTTCCCGGAGCTAAATGGTCAGCAGTACCTTATGTCAGAATGTTTCCTAAAAGATTACTTCTAAAAGCCAATGAAGAGCAGGTTGTCAAGTTTATGTTGGGTAATATGGGCGATGTACCTGATGGAACATATTTTGGAAGAATACATGTACTTTCAAAAAATCCACCGGAAGAAATTGATACAAGTTATTCAGAGACAATTACTGCAAAGATAGATATTCATTTTACATTGGTTTCAGCTTTAATTGTAGATAAAGGCAAAACATTCTGCGAAATAAATGTAAAACCAATAGGATCATATTCTGACTCAGCAAAAGTCAACATAATGGTTGAAGTGAACAAAGAGGGCAATGCTCCATTCTTAGGTACTTCAGAAATGAAAGTTTATGATATGAATGGAAAATTAGTCGCTCAAAGTAAAGACATGACCCCATTTTACTTTACAGGAACCCGTTCATTCAAATTTGATAAAAAACTTTTTGCCAATGGGCGCTACAACGTCGAACTGACAATGTCAAACGAACACAAAGATGTACCGAGTGATTTCAAGGTATCACTTAAGCCGGTTAAAGAGACATTCACCGTTGATGTTACCGGAATCTGATGAAATTAACGGGCAGATATATTGTCATACTTCTGCCCTTTATAATTCTGCAAAGTCACTTTTTGAGTGCTGAAGAATCAAGGGAAGAGGCAATCTTCGGATTGGTACATAAAAAATACTCGTCCGAATTTATAGTATTTATGGAAAATGACAGTGTTTACATTCCATTTGAAGAAGCCTTATCATTTTTTAAAATATTCTATAACGTCAATGATAATCGTAGATACAGCGGCTACGTAAATAACTCTGACAGCTCATTTGCTATAGATTTTAAAACAAAAGAAATAATTGATATTTCAGGAAATAAATCAGATTTAAATGATAAATTATGGTTTGCAACGGACTTACAAATATATGTCAGAACTGATATATTTGCAAAAATTTTCAAGTTGCAGTTCAATGTGTTATTTAATAGTTTATCAATATTAGTTCAATCGGATTATGAATTACCATTTATGAGGGCGATTAGAAC
This window of the Ignavibacteriota bacterium genome carries:
- the serC gene encoding 3-phosphoserine/phosphohydroxythreonine transaminase — translated: MARAHNFNAGPAILPVQVVKETAEAVIDFNNLGMGIMEISHRSKDFDAVVLEAKNDLLKIMNLSADEYTVLFLGGGASMQFLMVPYNFHHTKADYILTGVWAKKAYKEGKFFGTSNVAATSEDTNFNYLPKEFNISPDADYVHITTNNTIYGTEFKSLPDTGNVPLVADMSSDFLGMDFDYSKCSLIYAGAQKNIGPSGVTVVILKKSWLEEKGKTNIPTMMSYKTHVENDSMFNTPPCLPIFTVGRTFKWILEQGGVAAIKENNIKKANVIYDVIDTYPEFYKGAVKNKEDRSLMNITWNLPTPELETKFINEAKALNMIGLKGHRLVGGIRASVYNASPIESAQALAKFMEEFVKNNK
- the secG gene encoding preprotein translocase subunit SecG, whose amino-acid sequence is MLALLTVLMLLMSLLLIGVVLLQPGKGDMLSGMGGLGGQFSNMLGSRRATDLLSKITIGLAAGILVLSVVTNKFFVGGGSDGPRPVTEGVVIPKTVPTSAEQTQIPVPVPQEAPAETENPEKK